Proteins encoded by one window of Macrobrachium rosenbergii isolate ZJJX-2024 chromosome 57, ASM4041242v1, whole genome shotgun sequence:
- the LOC136837083 gene encoding neurotrypsin-like isoform X1, translating into MDLGLRWSLLVLLVHLSFSSPAQSQRPLLIGKVAAVQLDGGERPSEGNVLVTSEAGGGGRPLCDDFFGMTEANAVCRALGYPRALRFTRRHFFGGHTQRWTPDDWKDMYLLECPEETGSSNVDLTSCTLSSNTQYCTGAEVAGVECQTDSAELCSSNQFTCEVTSGTTSDSSCISEYLVCNGFQDCMDGSDEKPELCEEDAFRLESVIPTKIPGNSVAGTVYMKHNGTWSTVCDDLFGRQEAKVICRNLGYGSGMSVAFTRAYFGEGTGDDIGVDNLECTGEESSLSSCPGFLWGESDCAHAEDAGVFCHDGTLSVQLVEGSTQGSGRVEVRSSTLPSPASICDEGFDDLDAQVICRMLGYAGNDAIALRDSHFGPPTGEVWNIILDCVGSETTIQDCRIRVANRTCTQRHTASVACIRGTSVDDLLSRVLPSDCGEPLDASEQSLTGLGKVRGGRISSRDSTWTYVYDERQRHCYALQNGYTQECGAVMISEDYILSAAHCFELQGKLDFIVSIGDFNTNFDDSSQQDFFIDKLWLSELFEETGFGDNDIALIKIERKHGRGIRFGGRVKPICLPKLGETYENLHSCNVTGWGVLSTSPLGQRRSLVPRTAEIGVLPDDICEGRYGTRRFSSSSVCFGKAGFINPCAGDSGGPLTCKDQQGRHVLYGIVSVGKDCIPRAIFPNIYTRVTKYLRWIQETIYKDLRLSYPFL; encoded by the exons GTGACGTCAGAAGCCGGCGGCGGAGGGCGCCCTCTGTGCGATGACTTCTTCGGAATGACTGAAGCTAACGCCGTCTGCAGGGCATTGGGGTACCCCAGGGCGCTGCGGTTTACCCGCCGGCATTTCTTCGGAGGACACACCCAGC GCTGGACTCCAGATGACTGGAAAGACATGTATTTGCTGGAATGTCCTGAGGAAACTGGTAGTTCCAATGTTGATCTGACCAGTTGCACACTCAGCAGCAACACACAGTATTGCACAGGTGCTGAG gtggCAGGAGTCGAATGTCAAACAGATTCTGCTGAGCTGTGCTCAAGTAACCAATTTACTTGTGAGGTGACGTCTGGAACGACCTCTGATTCCTCTTGTATTTCTGAATACCTTGTATGTAATGGCTTCCAGGACTGCATGGATGGAAG TGACGAAAAGCCGGAGCTATGTGAGGAAGATGCATTCCGTCTGGAATCCGTCATTCCAACGAAGATTCCAGGTAACAGCGTAGCGGGAACCGTCTACATGAAGCACAATGGAACCTGGAGTACCGTCTGTGATGACTTGTTCGGCAGACAGGAAGCCAAA GTAATCTGTCGAAACCTAGGCTACGGGAGTGGAATGAGCGTGGCCTTCACAAGAGCCTACTTCGGCGAGGGAACAGGCGATGACATCGGCGTCGATAACCTGGAATGCACTGGGGAGGAAAGCAGCCTTTCCAGCTGCCCTGGATTCCTCTGGGGGGAGAGTGATTGCGCCCACGCCGAGGACGCGGGCGTCTTCTGCCATGACGGG ACGCTCAGTGTGCAGTTAGTGGAAGGCAGTACCCAAGGTTCCGGACGAGTTGAGGTTAGGTCAAGCACTCTTCCCTCGCCTGCCAGCATTTGCGACGAAGGCTTCGATGATTTGGATGCTCAG GTGATCTGTCGGATGCTTGGCTACGCTGGAAATGACGCCATTGCTCTGAGAGACTCTCATTTCGGACCACCCACTGGAGAAGTCTGGAACATCATCCTGGATTGCGTCGGCAGCGAGACCACCATCCAGGATTGTAGGATTAGAGTCGCGAACAGAACCTGTACACAGCGGCACACGGCCTCCGTTGCCTGCATCAG AGGAACCTCCGTCGACGACCTACTGTCCAGAGTCCTTCCGTCGGACTGCGGGGAGCCCCTGGACGCCTCAGAGCAGTCCCTGACGGGTCTGGGCAAGGTGCGCGGCGGGAGGATCTCCTCCAG GGACTCAACTTGGACGTACGTATATGATGAGAGACAACGTCATTGTTATGCATTGCAGAACGGATACACCCAAGAATGCGGAGCCGTCATGATTTCCGAAGACTACATTCTGTCGGCGGCTCATTGCTTCGAGCTGCAAGGGAAACTGGACTTCATCGTCAGTATCGGCGATTTCAACACGAACTTCGATGACAGTTCGCAGCAG GATTTTTTCATCGACAAACTTTGGCTGTCCGAACTGTTTGAAGAGACAGGCTTCGGCGACAACGATATTGCCCTCATCAAGATTGAAAGGAAACATGGCAGGGGAATTAG GTTTGGGGGTCGTGTGAAGCCTATCTGTTTGCCAAAACTGGGAGAAACCTACGAAAATCTCCACTCGTGTAATGTGACTGGCTGGGGTGTTTTGTCAACTTCTCCACTG GGCCAAAGGCGCTCTCTAGTCCCCAGAACAGCCGAAATAGGCGTCCTTCCAGACGACATCTGCGAGGGACGTTACGGCACAAGGAGATTTTCCTCCTCCAGCGTCTGTTTCGGGAAGGCGGGATTCATCAATCCTTGTGCTGGGGACTCCGGAGGACCCCTTACTTGCAAGGACCAGCAGGGACGTCACGTCCTTTATGGCATCGTCAGCGTCGGGAAGGATTGTATCCCTCGCGCCATTTTCCCCAATATTTACACTCGTGTGACGAAGTACTTGAGGTGGATTCAGGAGACCATCTACAAGGATCTACGACTGTCGTACCCTTTCTTGTAG
- the LOC136837083 gene encoding CD5 antigen-like isoform X3 yields the protein MDLGLRWSLLVLLVHLSFSSPAQSQRPLLIGKVAAVQLDGGERPSEGNVLVTSEAGGGGRPLCDDFFGMTEANAVCRALGYPRALRFTRRHFFGGHTQRWTPDDWKDMYLLECPEETGSSNVDLTSCTLSSNTQYCTGAEVAGVECQTDSAELCSSNQFTCEVTSGTTSDSSCISEYLVCNGFQDCMDGSDEKPELCEEDAFRLESVIPTKIPGNSVAGTVYMKHNGTWSTVCDDLFGRQEAKVICRNLGYGSGMSVAFTRAYFGEGTGDDIGVDNLECTGEESSLSSCPGFLWGESDCAHAEDAGVFCHDGTLSVQLVEGSTQGSGRVEVRSSTLPSPASICDEGFDDLDAQVICRMLGYAGNDAIALRDSHFGPPTGEVWNIILDCVGSETTIQDCRIRVANRTCTQRHTASVACIRGTSVDDLLSRVLPSDCGEPLDASEQSLTGLGKVRGGRISSRDSTWTYVYDERQRHCYALQNGYTQECGAVMISEDYILSAAHCFELQGKLDFIVSIGDFNTNFDDSSQQDFFIDKLWLSELFEETGFGDNDIALIKIERKHGRGIRFGGRVKPICLPKLGETYENLHSCNVTGWGVLSTSPLLMKSC from the exons GTGACGTCAGAAGCCGGCGGCGGAGGGCGCCCTCTGTGCGATGACTTCTTCGGAATGACTGAAGCTAACGCCGTCTGCAGGGCATTGGGGTACCCCAGGGCGCTGCGGTTTACCCGCCGGCATTTCTTCGGAGGACACACCCAGC GCTGGACTCCAGATGACTGGAAAGACATGTATTTGCTGGAATGTCCTGAGGAAACTGGTAGTTCCAATGTTGATCTGACCAGTTGCACACTCAGCAGCAACACACAGTATTGCACAGGTGCTGAG gtggCAGGAGTCGAATGTCAAACAGATTCTGCTGAGCTGTGCTCAAGTAACCAATTTACTTGTGAGGTGACGTCTGGAACGACCTCTGATTCCTCTTGTATTTCTGAATACCTTGTATGTAATGGCTTCCAGGACTGCATGGATGGAAG TGACGAAAAGCCGGAGCTATGTGAGGAAGATGCATTCCGTCTGGAATCCGTCATTCCAACGAAGATTCCAGGTAACAGCGTAGCGGGAACCGTCTACATGAAGCACAATGGAACCTGGAGTACCGTCTGTGATGACTTGTTCGGCAGACAGGAAGCCAAA GTAATCTGTCGAAACCTAGGCTACGGGAGTGGAATGAGCGTGGCCTTCACAAGAGCCTACTTCGGCGAGGGAACAGGCGATGACATCGGCGTCGATAACCTGGAATGCACTGGGGAGGAAAGCAGCCTTTCCAGCTGCCCTGGATTCCTCTGGGGGGAGAGTGATTGCGCCCACGCCGAGGACGCGGGCGTCTTCTGCCATGACGGG ACGCTCAGTGTGCAGTTAGTGGAAGGCAGTACCCAAGGTTCCGGACGAGTTGAGGTTAGGTCAAGCACTCTTCCCTCGCCTGCCAGCATTTGCGACGAAGGCTTCGATGATTTGGATGCTCAG GTGATCTGTCGGATGCTTGGCTACGCTGGAAATGACGCCATTGCTCTGAGAGACTCTCATTTCGGACCACCCACTGGAGAAGTCTGGAACATCATCCTGGATTGCGTCGGCAGCGAGACCACCATCCAGGATTGTAGGATTAGAGTCGCGAACAGAACCTGTACACAGCGGCACACGGCCTCCGTTGCCTGCATCAG AGGAACCTCCGTCGACGACCTACTGTCCAGAGTCCTTCCGTCGGACTGCGGGGAGCCCCTGGACGCCTCAGAGCAGTCCCTGACGGGTCTGGGCAAGGTGCGCGGCGGGAGGATCTCCTCCAG GGACTCAACTTGGACGTACGTATATGATGAGAGACAACGTCATTGTTATGCATTGCAGAACGGATACACCCAAGAATGCGGAGCCGTCATGATTTCCGAAGACTACATTCTGTCGGCGGCTCATTGCTTCGAGCTGCAAGGGAAACTGGACTTCATCGTCAGTATCGGCGATTTCAACACGAACTTCGATGACAGTTCGCAGCAG GATTTTTTCATCGACAAACTTTGGCTGTCCGAACTGTTTGAAGAGACAGGCTTCGGCGACAACGATATTGCCCTCATCAAGATTGAAAGGAAACATGGCAGGGGAATTAG GTTTGGGGGTCGTGTGAAGCCTATCTGTTTGCCAAAACTGGGAGAAACCTACGAAAATCTCCACTCGTGTAATGTGACTGGCTGGGGTGTTTTGTCAACTTCTCCACTG CTGATGAAATCATGTTAA
- the LOC136837083 gene encoding neurotrypsin-like isoform X2 has translation MDLGLRWSLLVLLVHLSFSSPAQSQRPLLIGKVAAVQLDGGERPSEGNVLVTSEAGGGGRPLCDDFFGMTEANAVCRALGYPRALRFTRRHFFGGHTQRWTPDDWKDMYLLECPEETGSSNVDLTSCTLSSNTQYCTGAEVAGVECQTDSAELCSSNQFTCEVTSGTTSDSSCISEYLVCNGFQDCMDGSDEKPELCEEDAFRLESVIPTKIPGNSVAGTVYMKHNGTWSTVCDDLFGRQEAKVICRNLGYGSGMSVAFTRAYFGEGTGDDIGVDNLECTGEESSLSSCPGFLWGESDCAHAEDAGVFCHDGTLSVQLVEGSTQGSGRVEVRSSTLPSPASICDEGFDDLDAQVICRMLGYAGNDAIALRDSHFGPPTGEVWNIILDCVGSETTIQDCRIRVANRTCTQRHTASVACIRGTSVDDLLSRVLPSDCGEPLDASEQSLTGLGKVRGGRISSRYDVPWLASLRVRSRNGYTQECGAVMISEDYILSAAHCFELQGKLDFIVSIGDFNTNFDDSSQQDFFIDKLWLSELFEETGFGDNDIALIKIERKHGRGIRFGGRVKPICLPKLGETYENLHSCNVTGWGVLSTSPLGQRRSLVPRTAEIGVLPDDICEGRYGTRRFSSSSVCFGKAGFINPCAGDSGGPLTCKDQQGRHVLYGIVSVGKDCIPRAIFPNIYTRVTKYLRWIQETIYKDLRLSYPFL, from the exons GTGACGTCAGAAGCCGGCGGCGGAGGGCGCCCTCTGTGCGATGACTTCTTCGGAATGACTGAAGCTAACGCCGTCTGCAGGGCATTGGGGTACCCCAGGGCGCTGCGGTTTACCCGCCGGCATTTCTTCGGAGGACACACCCAGC GCTGGACTCCAGATGACTGGAAAGACATGTATTTGCTGGAATGTCCTGAGGAAACTGGTAGTTCCAATGTTGATCTGACCAGTTGCACACTCAGCAGCAACACACAGTATTGCACAGGTGCTGAG gtggCAGGAGTCGAATGTCAAACAGATTCTGCTGAGCTGTGCTCAAGTAACCAATTTACTTGTGAGGTGACGTCTGGAACGACCTCTGATTCCTCTTGTATTTCTGAATACCTTGTATGTAATGGCTTCCAGGACTGCATGGATGGAAG TGACGAAAAGCCGGAGCTATGTGAGGAAGATGCATTCCGTCTGGAATCCGTCATTCCAACGAAGATTCCAGGTAACAGCGTAGCGGGAACCGTCTACATGAAGCACAATGGAACCTGGAGTACCGTCTGTGATGACTTGTTCGGCAGACAGGAAGCCAAA GTAATCTGTCGAAACCTAGGCTACGGGAGTGGAATGAGCGTGGCCTTCACAAGAGCCTACTTCGGCGAGGGAACAGGCGATGACATCGGCGTCGATAACCTGGAATGCACTGGGGAGGAAAGCAGCCTTTCCAGCTGCCCTGGATTCCTCTGGGGGGAGAGTGATTGCGCCCACGCCGAGGACGCGGGCGTCTTCTGCCATGACGGG ACGCTCAGTGTGCAGTTAGTGGAAGGCAGTACCCAAGGTTCCGGACGAGTTGAGGTTAGGTCAAGCACTCTTCCCTCGCCTGCCAGCATTTGCGACGAAGGCTTCGATGATTTGGATGCTCAG GTGATCTGTCGGATGCTTGGCTACGCTGGAAATGACGCCATTGCTCTGAGAGACTCTCATTTCGGACCACCCACTGGAGAAGTCTGGAACATCATCCTGGATTGCGTCGGCAGCGAGACCACCATCCAGGATTGTAGGATTAGAGTCGCGAACAGAACCTGTACACAGCGGCACACGGCCTCCGTTGCCTGCATCAG AGGAACCTCCGTCGACGACCTACTGTCCAGAGTCCTTCCGTCGGACTGCGGGGAGCCCCTGGACGCCTCAGAGCAGTCCCTGACGGGTCTGGGCAAGGTGCGCGGCGGGAGGATCTCCTCCAGGTATGATGTGCCCTGGCTGGCGTCTCTCCGGGTCAGATCCAGA AACGGATACACCCAAGAATGCGGAGCCGTCATGATTTCCGAAGACTACATTCTGTCGGCGGCTCATTGCTTCGAGCTGCAAGGGAAACTGGACTTCATCGTCAGTATCGGCGATTTCAACACGAACTTCGATGACAGTTCGCAGCAG GATTTTTTCATCGACAAACTTTGGCTGTCCGAACTGTTTGAAGAGACAGGCTTCGGCGACAACGATATTGCCCTCATCAAGATTGAAAGGAAACATGGCAGGGGAATTAG GTTTGGGGGTCGTGTGAAGCCTATCTGTTTGCCAAAACTGGGAGAAACCTACGAAAATCTCCACTCGTGTAATGTGACTGGCTGGGGTGTTTTGTCAACTTCTCCACTG GGCCAAAGGCGCTCTCTAGTCCCCAGAACAGCCGAAATAGGCGTCCTTCCAGACGACATCTGCGAGGGACGTTACGGCACAAGGAGATTTTCCTCCTCCAGCGTCTGTTTCGGGAAGGCGGGATTCATCAATCCTTGTGCTGGGGACTCCGGAGGACCCCTTACTTGCAAGGACCAGCAGGGACGTCACGTCCTTTATGGCATCGTCAGCGTCGGGAAGGATTGTATCCCTCGCGCCATTTTCCCCAATATTTACACTCGTGTGACGAAGTACTTGAGGTGGATTCAGGAGACCATCTACAAGGATCTACGACTGTCGTACCCTTTCTTGTAG